The Ramlibacter sp. PS4R-6 nucleotide sequence CAGGTCGTCCGTGCTGGAGGAGCCGCTGTCGGTGCCCGCCGTCAGGTCCGGCGCGCTGGGCGCAGCCGGTGCCGTCGTGTCGATCGTGACCGCCAGGCCAGCGGATGCCACGCTCGTGTTGCCGGCCACGTCCGTTTGCTTGGCCGTCAGCGTGTGCGAGCCTTCGCCCAGCGTGCTGCTGGTGATCGACCAGTTCCCCGACCCGTCGGCCGTGGCCGTGCCCAGCGAGGTGGTGCCGTCGGAGTCGAACAGCTCGACCAGCGCATTGGCTTCGGCCGTGCCCGTGAACGTGGGCGTCGTGTTGCTGGTCTTGTTGTCCGTGTCCGAGGAGCCGCTGTCCGTGCCCGTGGTCATGTCGGGCGTGCCAGGCGCGGAGGGGGCGCTTTGGTCGACTTGGTAAAACTGGTTGATCGTCGAGCCGACGGTGTTGAGCAGCACCGTGTCGTAGATCTGGACCTCGATCGTGCCCGTCCCCCCCACCAGAGTAACGGGAAGGCTCCAGGTGCTCGGACCCGTGCCCCCGGCGGCCACAGTTGTCCAGCCCCCTCCATCGACTTGGACCCTCACGATTTCGTCGGTGCCCAACGCCCGGTAAGTTCCGCCAAGCGTCTGGCTGGTTTCGTTGGTGATGAAGTCGGTGCTTGACGAACCGGTATCGTCGGAAAGGGAAAGAGTGATGTCGAACGCCGCCATGATGCCCCTCTGCTTTGCGAATTACTGCGAAGCGAGGAGAGTAACAGGTGGAGTCAAATGGTTACAACGGCTGAGTTACGGGGCGTGCCAGATTTCTCCCAAAACCCCCAATCCGCGACCGAAAGGCCCCGGGATTTGTAACAGCGCTCGGGGAAAACGCTAGGTGGATTTGTGCCAATACAACGATCAGGCGCGCAGCCCCACGGGCGGTAGCGCGTGCGCGTCGTCGAAGTAGGCGAACAGGCGCGCGGTCACGCCGCGCAGCTCCGGGTCGCTGATGGTGTGCGCGCGCGCCAGTTGCAGCATCGCGTACTCGCGGTCGCCGAGCATCATCGACGTGCATACCGCGCGGCCGTGGCCGGCCATCAGCAGCGCGAAGGCCGAGAGCAGCTGCGTGGGGCAGTAGCGCATCTCGTCCGCCAGCAGCGAAGCGTCGCAGGGCTCCAGCGGCGGCAGGACGCGGAAATCCTGGGCGAGGCCCGTGGTGCTGGCGACGGCGTTGGTGTTCATGCATCGACTGTAGGAAGCGCCGCGGCGGCGCCCAGTCGGTGCGGATTGAGTCAGCGTGTCGGACGCGCGCAGCGCCGGCGGTCGGTCAGCGCAGCGCCGCCATGACGGCGTTCACGTCGCCCTGGCGCCTGGCCTGCGCGGCGGCGGCCGGCAGGCAGGTGGCATGGCCGCCCCGCGGTGCGCAGTCGTCGCGCAAGGCGCTGCGTGCGAGGCGCAACTCGGCTTCGCGCACTTCGGCCTTGTGCACCTGCTGGCTGCAGAGCATCCACAGCGCCACCACCTGCCCCACGACCAGGAACCCGAGCAGCGCCCAGAGCCATTTGTCGGCGGGGGACGGCTGGGTCTTGTCGAGCAGGGGGGGCAGC carries:
- a CDS encoding Ig-like domain-containing protein, producing MAAFDITLSLSDDTGSSSTDFITNETSQTLGGTYRALGTDEIVRVQVDGGGWTTVAAGGTGPSTWSLPVTLVGGTGTIEVQIYDTVLLNTVGSTINQFYQVDQSAPSAPGTPDMTTGTDSGSSDTDNKTSNTTPTFTGTAEANALVELFDSDGTTSLGTATADGSGNWSITSSTLGEGSHTLTAKQTDVAGNTSVASAGLAVTIDTTAPAAPSAPDLTAGTDSGSSSTDDL